In Chionomys nivalis chromosome 26, mChiNiv1.1, whole genome shotgun sequence, the genomic window GACAAGAGCACTTCCCATAGGGCTATAGTGTGCTTAAAGAGACCGAATACTGGTTCCTGTCCAATCCATTCACCCTAATAGAGAACTTCTCCACACCGGAGAATatatgcatttcaatagcacttgcaCCGGGCtttggtagcgcacgcctttaatcccagcactcgggaggcagaggcaggcggatctctgtgagttcgagaccagcctggtctaccgagctacttccaggataggctccaaagctacaaagaaactctgtctcaaaaaaccaaaaaaaaaaaaaaaaatagcacttgcccctggctACAAATGCAATCAATGTCATCCTCTTGCACTCCATAggaactttctctttttcttcaggCACACTACGTGACTTGTAAGGTGCACTTGGCTAGGTCGGTGGAGGAAATTCCTGTCCCACAGATGTAAGGATGCCTAGAATACTAACAATTAAAGAGAGTTTTAAtgttacaaaatgaaatattttttctgtggCTTCATTCTGACGTCATATGAACTGAAaatactttttacatggttttcacagggattttatacaacaggaaagagaaaagcaggaaccagATCTCAATCAAGATGACTGGTCTTTCCCCCATTGGAAAGCTGGATGATGACTCCATTGTTTATGGGTTTTATTCCTGAAATTCGAAGCAAACTCCAGGAGaatgaataataacaaaaagagtagtgttcatggaaatttgaatacatagagaataatggagctagaaagaatgtcttcatgagcactattgttagccagcacatctccCTCCATAGTcaggtgaataaaatatacaactgcatTATTTAAGATTCTCTATATCAACAGGACTGGTAGAATAAATATTACCATGTATGTAAAAActgggcttattagaatgtctcacaagctgTGGTGCAGGTAACTTAAGAATAGCTGCCGACCAGTGGCAATTGAAGAATCCAATAGCTTGCTTTTCAGCCTTTTGTCTAAGATCAAGCGAAGAAACCAGTAGTTGTTCTGCCCACAAGGCTCTGTGACTCAGCTGGTTTTAAGTATTCACAAAAATTACaatgaagtaggctctaatgctagtAAAGGAATGAGCTTGGTAGCCAGAGCCAGAGCATAGAGGCaaaaaaagcattttcttcttcaaaatactttGTATGTGACTGCTGCTCTAACAGAATGGGAGATGCTGATTAAAGATGGGTcctggtgggggctggagaaatggctcagagattaagagcattgactgttcttccaaaggtcctgagttcaattcccagcaaccacatggtggctcacaaccatctgtaatggggtctggtgccctcttctggcctgcaggcatacacacagacagaatattgtgtacataataaataaataaataaataaataaataaataaataaagatgggtCATGGTCcttatttgattcattttttttgtgatttcaagacaggatttttctgtgtatttgtagaactcattctgtaggccagactggtctcaaaccaGAAAATTCCACTACCTCTACTCATGAGTGATGGTGTTAAAACTGTGCAcacacgggctggagagatggctcaccggTTAAGTGTGCACAAACACCAAGCAGCTTAAGGTGGGTCCTATCATCTCAAActatacacattaatggaggattgtcccatttcaaaacctttaaGTAAAATCTCCTCAGGTATAATCAATTCTTTGTGTAGTCAATTTTAACTACCAAAAATAGCCAGACATTTCAAcagatgaaatgagaaaaaaattcttgccTGCAGGAGGCATAAAGAGTTGTTTTCAAAACTGCTTTTCCTCAACAATTGAAGCATGGAGATTTTACGTAGGGAATCTGAACATGCCCTATCCTTCAGCATGCTCAGTTAACAAATCCACTTCTAACCATAATCACAATGTAAAAGCAGAGATATTTAGGGACATTCTTACCTCAAAATCATGTAGGAACAAATGTAAATTAgacaaatgatggaaagaaatgcgTCTGGCATGCTCATACTGTACCATAAGGTTTTAGTTGAAATTCAAGTGGATGACACTGTGAAAAGCTGACTATCAATCTTGATGCTTATTCTAAAAGATAACTGtaccaacaccataaaaaaatGTACCTTCAGTTCATCTGATCTCAGCATGAAGCCACAGCACAAACATCTCTGTTTATGACCTTTAAATTCTCTTTAGCTGTTAATAATATTCTGGGCATTCTTTCCCCTGTGGGACAGGAAATCACTGCACCCACCTAATATAGTGCAGTGTAGAAGCTAGCTAGCCAAGTTGTGTcctggaagaaaaatgaaaagatccTATGGAGTGCAAGATTATGACAGTGTCTGCTTTTGGAGCCAGGGGCAAGTGCTGTTGAACTACATACCTTGGCCCTTCTAGAAAATTTTGACTGGGGTGGGAGGAATGGCCAGGAACCACAGTGCTGTGTCTTTAAGCACACTATATCCCTGTGGACAGTGTTCTTGTCACTCAGATCGAACAAGCCAATCAGGCCCTCCAGATGACTTGCCAGTCAGAAGTAGTGCAGGCCTCTTCCGGGCAGCGACGTTCAGACTCAGCTTTGCAGAGGAGCTGTTTTCAGTGGTTTTTTTGTGCTGCAGTGAAGTTGCTGCTGCTGGAAGTTGAAGAACTGAGAACTTTGGTGAGCTGGGAAACAGCAACATGGTGAGTGagggaatgctgtctccagatggggaggagcagagagtgAGGTGAGGGAGACAGCATGGTGCATCCTCCTGGGGAACCTGCTGCCATATTCCATGTGTTGTGAAGTCCCATGCGGTCTTTGTTAATTCATAGACCTAGGGAcaggcctctgaataactttgcaCTGTGGCCTAAATCTGCTTagaaaattgggagcagggtGCTGTGTGTACAAACATTTTTCTTGTCAACTTCAATATGCCATACTCAGAGAAGCCTAGTTTCTCCAGTATCTTCTCAAAattgagcactttgcatttaaccTTACATACAATCTCCATTTGTGTTTAACTATGTGGACGGTATCAAGGCATCTCACCTGTTGGGTAGCACTGCACTTCTAAGCTGCAATGTAGAAGAGGAAAATTGCTGATATAAAGAATTTGCCAATGCCTTGGAAATAGTTGTCTCACAAAGTAGAATTAGCTGAGGGAGGACTGCCTCTAAATCACCCAGAAGATAAATGTTTTAATCAGGGCTGTTAGAGACAAGGATAATAGGGTACACACTGTTCAACTGGATTGTCCAGATGTTTGGATCCAAACCATTACAAAGAAACCACCATTGATTTAAAACCAGACACCAGGCACATCCCCATAGCAAAAGACAAcctctagctgggcagtggtgatgcacgcctttaatcccaacactcgggaggcagaggaaggcggatctctgtgagtttgaggccagtctggtctacaagagctagttccaggacaggaaccaaaagctacagagaaaccccttcttgaaaattcaaacaaacaaacaaacaaaaaaacaaaacctaacctCTAACAAGCTTTAAGCTTTTCATGGAGGCATTATAACCACCATATAATGCCTGATGTGGTATAAAGTTCCAGTTTTCTATTTGAGAAAAGCACAGTTCTTCCAGATTGGCAATAGGATTCAAGGTGACATATAATTGAAATGCAAAACATTGTTGTGTGGAGGAGTAACCTGATCAATCAAGGCTTTTTGTTTTACGCCCTCTTCAGGAAGGAGGAACAATCTTGGGAGACCTAGTAACAGTCCTGGGGCCTAAGCCTTGTGAATTTCCCTAAGGACCTGATATATTGATAATAAAACAGAGCTCCTTCTCTAAAACCAGGAATATGCTTTGAAGAGCTGGTAATGGTCTGGTGCCTTTGTGGAGGGTTTGCTTAGATTCTAAGAACCAAACTCTTCCCACCATATGGACATATAGTTTTCAGTCCCATGGCCACTCTGCTCTTAGTAAAGTTCTTGAGATACCCTGTGTTCCCCTTGTATAGAATTGTTTGAGTAGCCTCCTCCTAAATTCATGTGATAGTTTGTACTGACTTATTATAagctgttcttcttcttctttgggtttttttttttttttttggttttccgaggcAGGTGctccctgtagctttggtgcatgtcccggaattagctcttgtagaccaggctggcttcgaactcacagagatccgcctgcctctgactcctgagtgctgggattaaaggcatgtgccaccaccgcccagttcttctctggttttttgagacagggtttcacttctGCTTTGGAGACAGTCCTgtagctagctcttgtaaaccaggctggtctcaaactcacagagatctgtctgctactgccttccaagtgctggaattaaacgaATGTTCCAACACTGCCTGGTgctattttttctcctttttttaaactttctgagACAAGGGTTCTCTGTAGGAGTGCCCtgtctattctggaactcactggttagaccaggctgtccttgaactcacagagatttcttGGCTCAGCAAGGGTGTTTGTCACCAATGCCCAGCAAGATGCTATTTTTCTTAGGAAGCTTACTGAGCATCTGCAAGACCTCCGCACCCtagctttttatcttttttacattttagtttTCCTATCTTTCTCATCCCCTGTCACCCTCACCTCAGGACCCTGTCACTGAAGCACGACCTGCTGATTCCTGTTACCAGTGCCATGAAGAAATTATCCTGAGGATATCTTTGCTCTGTAACTCTCCTATCTGCCTAAATGTCTAGCCTGGCAAgttgtctgtttctctttcaatTGTTCAAAGTGTAACCTGGAGCCAAAATCTAAAGGACACTTAAGGACAACAGCAAATGTGGAATCTATCTAGCTGGCTCCTCTTTGAGTGTTAGCTAGAGATTGATGTCTACCATCATTAAAgcggtttttctttattaatctcctAGGTGTGTGaagtgatttctcaatggaaagacatattaattctagaacagctgcatttccatcctgTTAGAAAAATAGTTTCTGACACAAGTTGTCTGATGTTGACTCAGGTGGCCTTGGTCTGCTGCTGTCCCGGGCAATGACCTTGCTGTCCTGTACATTAGATTTTCAAAattcctaaaaaaaaataatggtaccacctcacagttttaaaattatgcatttgagggctggagagatggctcagtggttaagagcattgcctgctcttccaaaggtcatgttttcaattcccagcaaccacatggtggctcacaaccatctgtaatgaggtttggtgccctcttctggcctgcagacacacacacagacagaatattgtatacataacaaataaataaatatttaaaattatgcatttgaGTCATGTAGTTGACTATGCACTGTAGTTGCAGGAAAAGGATTTACATATGGAGTGTTCCTTCTGTCTTCAGACCACAATAGGAGGAATAGTTTATTGTGTACACTGCAGGGGACACAGTGGAGGCAATCAAGTATTGGAGCCACCATTATGAAAAAGTTCctggctgggcagaggtggcacaggcctttaatcccagcattacgGAGGCAAAGgctggctgtgagttcaaggccagcctggtctacaagagttagttctaggaaaGGCAATTAGGTTATGCAGATATGGTTGATCTTGCTTGACCCAGGCATGTCTCAAATGCTTAGACATTTGAGAAACAGGCCATTGACTACCTCTATGTGTCAGGTTACAGATCTCAGTAGCCAACATATGTATATGGAAACCATTAATCTATCTCTTATTAATGGCATCCACTCTCCTACAAAAGGGCCTACTCTTTCAAAGTCAAtatagaaagttttatttaatctCAAGAGTGcagtatttttatcattttaaaatatctctttgGTGTCgttttcagatattttctttgaGTGTATTGctgctcttgtctctgcttttgttctccaacatttcaaaatcattaatagttgcattttatttttctcaagtgATGTTGATTATTGATATCTGTGTACAGCAATGTCTTCTATAGTTTAGGCTTGCCTCGTGCTGTATAATTGAATCATTTTGAACAcataatcctgcctctgctgcccagtgctggtAAAAGAGTTCTGCAACTTCTTACAGGTTTGGCCTTGACTTGTCAATGAAGAAATAATGTAGAGGAGTTAATGAGTGTCTGCTAATCATTTTAGCTTTTATTGGGGACTTAGAAGTAGAGGGACCTGTGCAAAAGTTGAGCTCATTGACCAAGTTGAAGCTGTTGGAGACAGTTCAGAAGTGGAGAGGTTGTACTGAGAGTGAAAGCTTTCTTCCTTCAACAGTAGTTGAGGTTAGCTATGTGGAATCAAGTAGTCAATTGTAGATGTTTCAGGAAGAGCAGcctgaaattataaaatacttaaCTGAGCTTTAGTTATTACTATTGACTGCTTGAATGTGAATTAAGTTTTCAAATTAGCgcatcaaataacaaaaacagcCATAAAACAGGCTGAaagtattaaacattttatatatgagttttaaataatttaatttctataGAACAATTTTATTCACAATATAATATTAGAGAAATTGACACAGGAATGTTATACTGATTGCACTATGATTGCATGCAGCAGCAGGTTTGCAATTTTATaacaattttttgtttataaaaattagGCCTCTCCAGTCATGCTTACCACATTTTTAGGTTTGCAATGTAAGTTAGCAGGGAATACCACATAGTTCAAAGAGAAAATGTCCCATAATTTTGAATGTGGATTAGCTGTATGAAACATGAAAATTACTACTAAACCCTGAACCATGCATGCCTAGATTTGCTTTTGTCCAATTTCAGGCCATTTGCAATCATATTCTGTTTATATAATACCAAGAGGATCTGTCTACAATTGTGGTTGAATGAGCTGCGGTTGCAATGGTGGTGGCAACTGAAGTGGTATCATTGACTCCACCAATTGTCCTGGATTTGTGGGTCGGGGAGGAGCCACAGTGTTCCTAGTTCCTACAATTTCTCCATTGTAAAAGCAAAACTGACACTGTTGAATGAATGTTTCAATGACAGATTGATGGGTTATGGTTGTAGACAGAAACTCCTGATTTTCAAATGAGGCCTCATCAAAGTTGGCCAAAAATAGATGGAtaagttgattttattttgctGACTAACCCTGTCCAGATGTGTTTAACCTTTCCACTTTTGTGGAGAACAGCTTTTTTTGTAgtatgtctttatttcttccttgacccaagaGTGGTTTAATAGAGCACTTCTCAATCTCCAAGAGGTTTAGGCTTTTTGtgattattgttattgttgttaaattctaactttaaaacatAGTGATTTGATAAAACACAGGGGGGTGTTAttccattttttgtgtgtgtgtcaaggaTTGCCTTGTTACCATGTTTGTGGTCCATTTTAGAGAAGATACCCCgagttgctgagaagaaggtatattctttggtgcttgagtggaatattctatagatgtctgttaagtccatttaagtCAAGATGGCTgtcagtgatggaggagggtcatctttctatctgttgctttcattggttaattaataaagaaactgcttggcctctgatagggtagaatttagataggcggagtagactgaacagaatgctgggagaaagaagccgaatcagtgagtcgccatgattctgccactccagacagatgcaggttaaaatctttcctggtaagccagctcgtggtgctacacagaatattagaaatgggttagatcaatatgtaagaactagccaataagaggctggaactaatgggcgaagcagtgtttaaaagaatacagtttccttgtaattatttcgggtaaagctagccaggtggcgggaagtggcccgccactcctattactacagagtggcacccaatgtgttAATGAACTCCCCGTAAaaactgagagggcttaaaaaggagagagagaatttaagacagttttttgctgtttgtgggttgcatgccacAGAGAGAAATTGTCCtaactcagcagcaggaaaaaactggctgttttaaaatgccggcttccTGGACTGTGCTGCCATTGTGATCTCtttctgctggagacagagtctttgaatggatcatttggagtaaagtgctactgcttgcttgatggcaatgtggactgctgtgtgcctagaactgtgtgtggctcaggagcACCAAATgcttctgaggcaggagcggttCAGCTCCaacatgctgaactgtgctgggctcaggcaggaactactgtaaATACCATAACAACAGTGCAGttaggtttagactggcagtaaacaggcagtaccttattacttgtacatggtgcaacttaagtttttaagaactgcttaacattttaagaaatgctcctggatagtaaaaaaattacagattcacaataaaacagattccgacataaaagaccactaaatgagtcacagtgttggatgaatgtacgtaggcttgagagagaaaaaaaatagagagaataaagttaatgcccttaaaaaagggggataaaatctttaaagagacagagtacagatagttatagattaaaagaaataaagaaaaatgagccatgtaaaaatggaaaattcacagagtctggattatgtacattgtgttttcattaaaatttttgactgttaaggagctaaatacagagagacatttcattatatgggctgccaagcagacccagaatggatataagagtattatgacttcaggatttggatctaaggatatgatgctttggagagggtcttcttttgttttcacagaggatgaaaccctgtggattgttctATCCAAATATGGTATGAtcgaccacgtcctcctgaaaggttgctgtgaacgccttcaaaaaattactttgctcaactgccgactgagatgaacatagcagacaggttatcccgtaaaagacctgaataacagtgcccccatacaacaggaagcagtttggagagaaaaaactgtgctcatgttcccaaatattgtttataaatgttcttttacatttaaagggggatatgatatagatatgaataatttgcattggtgtggattttaaggtcaattttgttatgtgtatatatatttctgatcttgattaaggtattgtgattgtgtagttcatttaaaactgtaatgtataattaggaaatataggttgctaatggataatcatcaataatagtcaaatttgtagtaaggttaattagattttctagatatatagagctaTATTTCAGTTAGCTAGGCaatcttcatatatttcaaagactgcagaatatggcatttaatgttttaataacttagggcttttcatgacaatgagacacgtctgctcctagcagcaccaatctacttcaagaggaagatgggcatcgaagaatctccttatggagttagttagccatttgggcaagaaactgctcttgcatggactgatgcataaactggacacaaagaacccgcagagagaggactgctgaacttgcctaaaggtgagatagtctttcggggtttctgattcatgaaagagtctgtgagacattctgccgGACACAGCAGAAattgactgaactgcctttgaattttcctgcttcatggaaatgtctgctggatactataggcctgaaggctgaagaaggatgcccctacgttacaaaagaactttgggtgactgtccagacagtgagatgtctctgtcatttctagaattttggatttcttgttggcttaggtaatattatatccttctggagtctttgatggagttgaagaataaatagatagttatagttttccttagttatgataaaaatagatataaatattataactgtaattcttgcttgataacttttgttatatgtaattttactatgttaaaatgaaagccttcatttttgtttaaacagaaaaggggaaattatggaggagggtcatctttctatctgttgctttcattggttaattaataaactgcttggcctctgatagggtagaatttaaataggcagagtagactgaacagaatgctgggagaaagaacctgagtcagtgagtcaccatgattctgccactccagacagatgcaggttaaaatctttcctggtaagccagctcatggtgctacacagaatattagaaatgggttagatcaatatgtaagagctagccaataagaggctagaactaatgggccaagcagtgtttaaaagaatacagtttccgtgtaattatttctggtaaaggtaaagctagccgggtggtgggaagtggcccgccGGCCGCTCCCCATAACAGAGTGGcatataaagctagccgtgtgggtggccgggtgccaggaacgcagcccgccgctccatcACTACGTGTCAGTtgtctcatttctctgttaagtttctgtctaattgaccagTCCATTGGGGAGAGTAGGGTGGTGATGTCTCCGACTAGTaatgtgtgggatttgatgtgaattttaagctttagtaatgtttcttttttgggggggtgggttaTACTCTCTTTGTTTATTTGACCTCATATTTATTCAtgagcctggagaagaaaaacCAAAGTGTACAGTGAAgccacagacacatatacaaaagagGTATTTGGCAGTGGTGTCTACCTGCCACAAGTTTGCCAGGAAGCCTCTCTAGAAGGCTCTGGACAGGCTCAGCAGGCACCCTGGATTCTTTGTTTCAATCATAGAAATGTCATGACAGTTCCTTTCTTTTCAATCTGCCAGGCCTCCAAGGGGATGAAGCGGATACATATCCGGTCCTGGTCCAGTGCCAGCTCCTTGGTGAGGAACTCGAAGAAGCCGGAGCTGTGGCTGTGGTTCTTCTCCGCCATGCCCACAACACCAATGGAAGAGACCAGAAGCTGGACGCAGGGCTCTGTGGATCCGTTCATCAATAAGGTCATGCCAGGCCATAACGTCACAATCACGCGGTCTTCAGGTTTGTCCAGGATGGCGGCAGTGGCCTAACACAGTCACTTCTCTAGCCCTGCAGGTATGCAGCTAGCTGGCAAGTTCGTTTCCAACTCAATGAATGGCATGTTGGGTGGCGAGAGGGATTGCAAAGCCGCAACTgccagtaatgtttcttttacatatgtgggtgctcttatatttggagcatagatgttcaggattccTTTCTGATTGACTTTACTTTGCAGCCTATTTTGTTCACCTTAGGATACTTGTGTGTtgcttaggtctatttgatttgaaaaccttttcccaacattTTACTCTTaggcaatgtttgtctttgaggtttaggtttgtttcttttataaagcaaaaggatggatcctgcttttgtatccattctctaaGCTTGTtccattttataggtgaattagTTCTATTGATAGTAAGAGATGTAAATGActagtgattgctagttcctgctATGTTTCAGtagtagtatttgtgtgtttcccttttttgggGTTTGCAGATGtcaggttatctgttgcctgtgtgttacagttagcttccttgggttggagttctccgtctagtactttctgtatgaCTGGATTTGTGTggataagtattgtttaaatctggttttgtcatggaatacccTGTTTTCTCCACTGATGGTAGtttaaagctttgctgggtatagtagtctggttGAAAGCTTTGCTTGGTATAGTAGAGTccctggtctcttagtgtctCCAGCACATCTCTCCAGGGCCTTCTTGCTTTCATAGATTCCATGAAGAATTCTAGTGTTATTCTGATAGGTCTTCCTTTATATTGTACTTGATCATTATactttgcatctcttaatattctttcttcagtctctatgttttgcattttgatcatTATATATTGGGGGGACTTTCTTTTGTCCAGTCTATCTGGTGTTCTCTAAGATTCTTGTACATTCATAGGTATTTCCTTCTTTTGGGTTGGAAATTTttgttctatgatttttttttgttgaatatatttttttgttcttctctttctttgattcctattatttttaggtttggattttttcatggtgtcccagatttccagaATGTTTTGTGTAAGGAATTTATTggagttattgttttctttgaccaatgaatctctTTCCTCTacagtatcttcagcacctgagattctctcttctatcttttgtattctattAGTTACACTTCCCACTTTAGCTCCCATTTGTTAATCCAGATGTTCCATATATAGAATTcccttcatttgtattttcttcattgcctctatttcagtc contains:
- the LOC130866997 gene encoding LOW QUALITY PROTEIN: D-dopachrome decarboxylase-like (The sequence of the model RefSeq protein was modified relative to this genomic sequence to represent the inferred CDS: substituted 2 bases at 2 genomic stop codons); this encodes MPFIELETNLPASCIPAGLEKXLCXATAAILDKPEDRVIVTLWPGMTLLMNGSTEPCVQLLVSSIGVVGMAEKNHSHSSGFFEFLTKELALDQDRICIRFIPLEAWQIEKKGTVMTFL